One region of Plectropomus leopardus isolate mb unplaced genomic scaffold, YSFRI_Pleo_2.0 unplaced_scaffold15529, whole genome shotgun sequence genomic DNA includes:
- the LOC121964409 gene encoding piezo-type mechanosensitive ion channel component 2-like, whose amino-acid sequence MMLGMLAFEVTVYRHQELYRLHRNEVPPPTRTLFHDITRRHLDDGVLSCIKYLLNYFFYKFGLETCFLLAVNVIGQRMDLFAVGHAFGLITVLSRRNRKHMASVWSRYCYFLSGLLCFQYVLCIGLPPATCT is encoded by the exons ATGATGTTGGGAATGTTAGCCTTTGAGGTGACCGTCTACAGACACCAGGAGCTCTACCGTCTCCACCGTAACGAAGTCCCGCCCCCCACCAGAACACTGTTTCATGACATCACTAGGCGTCACCTTGACGACGGCGTGCTGAGCTGCATTAAGTACCTCCTGAACTATTTCTTCTACAAGTTTGGACTGGAG aCCTGCTTCCTGTTGGCTGTCAATGTGATTGGTCAGCGGATGGATCTGTTTGCTGTAGGCCATGCCTTCGGCCTCATCACCGTCCTATCACGGCGCAACAGGAAGCACATGGCCTCGGTGTGGTCCAGGTACTGCTACTTCCTGTCAGGGCTGTTGTGTTTCCAGTACGTGCTGTGTATCGGACTCCCTCCTGCTACCTGCACAG